TCGCCATTGTCATACAGATGGTACAACACCCAGTTGCTAAGACGTAATCTGGCAATACCACGCCCGCCGAGGGAATCGGCGATCACCATACCGCTGACATTGTAGTAGGCTGCACCCCAAACGCGGCGCTGCTGCGGGTTATCCGTGATGCCACCTACAACCGTAGCGGGATTTTCCTGCTCCAATACCCAGATGGCTTCCGTATTGCCCTGGGATCTTCGCTCATTGCCGTATTGGAACATATCCGAATAATAATCGCCCGGCAGGCTACTCTTGATGCCGTAACGTTTCTGGATCAGGCTGAATTTACTGCTGCTGATGATGGCCTGTGCCTGTTGCTCCGCCAGCTCGGGTTTGCCGGTACGGAGATATACTTCGGCGAGGAGCTGCATAGCCATATACTTGTTAGCGCGACCGTACATCTTGCCTTTGGTATTGGATTTCACCGCTTCAATATCCGGCAGGTTACTGGCTGCAAAGGTGAGGTCGCTGATAATGGCGTTGTTCACATCATCCAGCGGCGCACGGGTGAAATCGGTTTTGGGCCCGCTGAGCGCATGAAGTATCAGTGGTACTTTTCCATACAGTGTGGCGAGTGTATTATAAGCATATGCACGAAAGAATTTAGCTTCCGCACTGATGGCGGTTTTCCCTGCAGTACTGATGGAAGTAAGCGAGGGCGATTCTACCCCGTCGATGATCGTGTTGGTAAGATTTACCAGTATGTATTGCCGGTTCCACATCCGGGCACTGGCGCCATCTGTGGAAGTAAGCGTAGCGTAATTATAGTACGGGATTTCTATTCCCTGCTGATTGGCGGTGGAATTGGCTACATCGGTACCTACCTGCCACACGCTGGGCCACCCCTGTTGGCTGGACCACGAAAAAATGGTACTCACATGGTTGTACAGTCCCACGAGAGAGGCTTCATAACCCAGCGAATCGTTGAGTGTAGCCGGTGTATAGGAGGAGTAAGGCTTCTCATTGAGGAAGCTCTTGCTGCAGGAACCTGAGAGCAATGACAAAGCGACCAAAGCACTGATGCTGCTAAATATTTTTTTCATGATGATAATTTTCAGGTTAGCGTAAAGAGATGTTGGCGCCTATAACAAATGAACGTACGGTCGGGTAGTTGTTGGTCCAGTCGCCGGAGCCCCTCGTTGAATAATTGTTCTCGGGATCCCAGCCTATCCAGTCGGTGAAGGTATACAGGTTACGTCCGCTGGCGTAAATGGTAAGGTTACCCAGGTGTAGTTTATCGAGTAATTTTTGTGAGAAGACATAGCTCAGCGTTACATCTTTAATACGGGTGAAGCTGGCGTTGGAGGGATAGCCATAACCTCTCGTATTGTTGTACGACAACGCGGGCCTGGAGTTATTGTTATTTTCCGGAGTCCAGTATCCAATCACAGCTGGTGTATTTCTTCTGCCGGTTTCGTCGCCGTAGTTCAGATCCGGGTTGTATTTGGTAATGCCCTGCACTGTCTGGATGAAAATGCTGAGATTAAAGTTTTTATAATGGAAGGTATTGGTAATACCACCGGTCCATTTGGGCGTAGTCTGACCAAGGATCTTACGGTCGTCGGCAGTGATCTTACCATCGCCGGTGAGATCTGCAAATTTCAGATCGCCGGGTTTGGCGCCGGGATCCTGTTTGCTTGCATCTTCATTAGTCTGCCATACGCCGGTCATGACATAGTCGTAGATCACACTGATGGGCGAGCCGATGAACCATCTGTTTCCGAGGTCGCTCTTTTTATCGCCGTACAGATCCACGATCTCATTTTTGTTGGTGGCGTATACCAGGGCGGTTTCCCAGAGGAAATCGCCGTTGACGAGGTTGCGGGAATTGAGGGATACTTCCAATCCTTTGTTGGCCGTTTTACCGATATTATCGAGCACACTGCCATAGCCGGTGATGATAGGCAAACTTCTGTTCAGCAATAAGCCGGAGGTATTGGTTTTATACACATCTATTGTTCCGTAGAGGCGATTTTTCAGGAAAGAAAATTCGAGGCCGATGTTAGCGCCGGTAGTTGTTTCCCATTGCAGCTGCTGGTTGCCGAGGTTACCCGGGAAAGCGCCGATGGTGCTGACGCCGTTGAACGGAGAGCGGCCGGTATTGTCGGTAGTGATGGTACCATACACGCCTACTGCTTCATTGCCCGATTTACCATAAGAGGCGCGTAGTTTCAGATTGTCTATGAAAGACAATGGCTTCATAAAGCGTTCGTTGCTGATATTCCAGCCCACGGCTGCTACCGGGAACAAGCCGTATTTGCTGGTGCTGGCGCCGAATACAGAGGAGCCGTCGCGGCGGGCGGTGAGGGTAAGCAGGTAACGGCTGTCGTACGAATAGTTGATGCGCGCCATCTGCGATACCAGTGCACGGCGGTTGGCATAGGAGCTACTCGTTTGAGTGGCGCCGGCTCCCAGGTTATGAAAGCTGAGCTCATCATTTACAAAGCCACTGGCTCCTGCCGTAGTGGATTTGAACTGGTATTCCTGGGCACTGTATAACCCGGTGAAATCGAAATGATGCTGGTGCCAGTCGCGGTTATAGGTGAGGATATTTTCCAGTGTGTAGCTGTTAGTTTCAGCATTGTACTTGCTGGCAGTACCAATCATATCATTCGCGCGGCGGCCGGTATAGTTGCCGGAGCTGGCGGGGATATAGGTGTAGCCTGCATTCAGGCGATATTTTAAACCACTGAGTATACCGGAGAATTTAATTTCTGCATAGCCGTTACCGGTGATATTAGTGTTACGGTCCATCCGGTCGGTCAGTAATCCCAGCATGGGATTGGTGTATAGCTGTTCCGGATTCATGGGATAAATAGCATAGGTGCCGTTTGTATTGTACAACTGGCCATAGGGGCTCATAGCAGTAGCAAACAAGAGGTTGGCGCGGCCACCGTCGTAGTTGTTGTTGGCAAAGAAGCTGGAAACGCCTACAGTGAGGTAATCGGTGATGTTGGCGTCGATATTGGAACGCAGGCTGACGCGTTTATACTGATATCCTTTGATGACACCTTTCTGGTTCATGTATTCCCCGGAGAGGTAGTATTTCACATCTTTAGTACCTCCTGAAATAGTCAGGTTATGATCCTGCATGATGCCGGGTTGCGTGGCAACATCCAGCCAGTTCGTTGTTTTGCCGGCGTTGTAGTTGTCGAGCTCTCCGTAGTTCGGAACAGGGCTGGTTTGTGTTTGCCCTGTTTGTTTCAGGTAATCAGCATATTTCTGCACGTATTCAGCGCCGTTGCGCGGGCGCAGGATATGCGCAATATCTTCCCGGCCGGCGTAGGCGTTGTACCTGATCACCGGTTTACCGGTGATGCCACGCTTGGTGGTAATGAGGATGACGCCGTTGGAACCGTTGGTACCGTAAATGGCCACCGCAGAAGGATCTTTCAGGATCTCAATGGAGGCGATGTCATTCGGACTGATATCATTGAGGGAACCGCCCTGTTTGCTGAAAGGTACTCCATCCACTACCACATAAGGACCAGTGGAGGCGGTGATGGAGTTCTGGCCACGGATAAGGGTAGCGGGTTGTTGCCCCGGTACGGAAGAAGTGGTAGTGATGTTCACACCTGCCACGGCGCCTTCCATGGCCTGTAATACGTTGGTCACGGGCAGTTGGGATAAACGTTGCTTAGGTACAGATACAACGGCGCCGGTAATGTCGGATCGTTTCTGGGTACCGTAGCCTACTACCACTACATCGGAGAGCTGTTTGCCATTATCGGTCAGGATAACGCTGAGTTGACTGCTGCTGCTGTTTACAGCCACTGTTTTGGACGACAGGCCTATAAACGAGATGATGAGGGAAGCGGGTTGGTGTAGTTGTATAGAGAAACTGCCGTTGGCGTCGGAAACAGTTCCCTGGGAAGCTTTGTCCACCTTGATGGTGGCCCCTGGTACAGGATTCCCCGTGTTGTCCATCACTTTCCCCCTGACGGTATAGGTGCCCTGTTGCGCCTGCAGTGAACCGGCGAGGGCGCATACCAGGAGGAGGCACGAAATCGTGATGTAAAGAATTCTCTTTTTCATAACATGTTAGTTTTAGAGTATATAGTCAGCATTCAATCCATGTAAAGGCATAAGGATCCCTGCCACGGCCGGGCCGTGGTGTAATAGCTGCCCTGTACGACAGAGCAGACGGTTGTTACCGGTACTTTGCAGCAGTATCTTCCGGGAGAAAATGGCAGCTGTTCATAACGTATTCCTCTCTATCGCTTTCCACCTCTGTTTTTTATGCAAACGTTTTATACAAACGTTTGCATACAGGGGCGTGTCAATCCCCGCCTTACCGTATATGTAAAGCGCTCAGTACTAATTGTCAATAAATAATATACTGCCTGTCTGCTGGTGAAGGCATCTGGTTGATAATGTTCTATAACGTGCTCTGATTAATTCATCTCAAGTGTTTGTTACGTAAATGTAGGAATATTTTTTAAAATTGTCAGTCTGACACTAAAAAATTTTAAACCGTGGTTAGGCAGGCTTGTCAGTGCTCTAATTTTTTTCTAATTAATTTCTGTTCCGTTTATAATCATCTTTTCAGAGGAACGTGTCTATCTTTGCAGCGCATTAAAAAAGTAATATCATGGACGGAGATCCCCTTTATTATTTCTCCTTTATTCTTTAACCGCCCGCCACTATCGTAGCTGAAGCTGTGCCGGTGAGCAGGCACAAAAAGCATGGCTATGTTCAACATCTTCAACATCAGCAGAATTGCCCGGTACAGTATTGGGAAAAACGCGTCGCGTACTAAGAAAGACGATTACCCGGTAGGTATGGATAACAAGCCAACTATTACACTGGGCCTGAAAGACAGCATATTTACTAACCCGGCCTATGGCAGCAGCAGCTATCGCAGGCTGAAAAATAAACGGAGGGACATTCATCATGCTCACGATATATGATTTCACTATCAGACTGGCCGTAGCCTTTGCGCTTGGCGCGGCTATTGGCACCGAACGTCAGTGGAGGCAACGTATGGCGGGACTGCGTACCAATATACTGGTGGCATTGGGCGCCAGCATGTTTGTGGCGCTGGGTGTGCGGATTGGTGGAGATGCAGCCGGAAGAGTTACTTCCTATGTAATCAGCGGTATTGGTTTCCTGGGTGCAGGCGTGATCATGAAAGACGGCATCAATGTGCGTGGCCTGAACACCGCCGCTACACTCTGGTGCTCTGCTGCCATCGGTGCACTGTGCGGGATGAAGCTCATCCCGGAAGCCTGTGTGGGAACAGGTTTTATCATCCTGACACATATACTCATGCGCCCGGTGGGCAATAAATTAAGCCATCTGCCGATCGATAAAAATGCAGCTATACAAATCGGCTATCTGCTTTCTATCAAATGCAAACAGGATGTAGAAAACCACCTGAGGGTGCTGCTCCTGCAGGCTACCAACAACAACGATAAATTATTGCTGCGTTCTCTCAAGAGTACAGATAACGGAGATCCCAGCGTTGCTATCATCACTGCCGAAATTCTTGCTAACAGTAATGAAGATGGTACCATGGAAAAAATTGCAGGGAGGCTTACTATTGAGCACCAGGTATCTGAAGTGAGCTGGAATAAGATCAGTAGTGAAAACGACTTGTAAATACATTTATCCCTATCCATCGCAAGGGGTGTGATGAGCCCCGTTCACAGGTTGATAAATAAGGTAATATCCCCGGTTGCAGTTACTGCAACCGGGTTTTTAATGCCGTTATCTGGTAGATCTGAAAACCATCGTTGCCATCAATGCAGCCACCAATGCCGCACTACCGAAAAGTATAAATGTATTTTCCAATCCATATGGCACCAGTAAGGAAAAAAGTAAACTTCCGAAACCATAACCTATAAACAGGAAGAAAGCGAATAGCCCTGTTGCAAGCCCTTTCCGGGACGAAAGGGTAGTAGCAATGGCAGCAAACAGGGGATGGGTCATATCAAAGCCCAGCGACAAAAGAGCCACTACTATATTAGAAGCTGCCAGAGGCAGCCGGCACCCCAGGCATATTGCTGATACGCCCCCAACAGCCAGGCCAACGGGTATTATTTTGTTTCGCCCGTATTTGTCGGCCATTCTGCCTATGAATGGCCCGAGCACGAAACCAGGTATTCCATATCCCAGTAACGATAGTCCTATACCTGTTTCACCCAGGTGATAATTCCGGAAAAGCAGGTATCCCAGCCATGTGAATACGCCCGAATGAAACATGGCGTTGATGAGTACATAGCTATACGTACCAACTGCCCGTCGCTGGCCTAATATTTCCCGGATGGCCGGCCATATTTCCCCGGAGCTGAGCGCACCTGCTGCGGGCACGCTGCTAAATGACTCGCGGTATTGCAGCAATAATACAAATATCAGTGCACCCACTGCTGCCACGGAAAAGAATAGCCAGCTCCAGCCAATCAATGGCTCCAGCAGTGCGCCGGCAAATGATCCTAATGCCGTGCCCCCGGCCATACTGCCAAAGAAAATGCCCAGCGCATGCCCGCGCTTTTCATAACTGAAGGTATCACTTATCCAGCTGATAGTGGTGGGGGCAATACCTCCGGCTCCCAATCCGGTCAACAATCTGAACAGGATCATCTGATTTACGGTGCCCGAAAACCCGGTGCAGATGGTTAGTACAATAAAGCAACCCAATGAAAACAGAATCACCGGCAAACGGCCGTAACGATCCGATAACGGCGCGTAAATCAGCGTCACGGCGCCATAGCCAAGCAGGTAGGATGGCTCGATAAAACTGGTTTGTTGTACGGTAACACCGAAGTAGGCCGACAAATGCGGTAGCAACGGCGCTACCATAAATCCCTGAAAAAAAATAAGGAAGGTGGCAAGTGAAATGATCCTCACTACCAATGTGGAGGAACGCAGATCCCCGTCCCGGTTGCCTGCGCCGGGAAAGGCCATTTGAGATAAACCCATAAGTGACAGGTAAGAATTAGTAAAGTCCGGTTTGACCGGGTATGTTGTTTTACTACCCAAAATTCCTGCGAAGCGGCGTTATTCTCTTATACTAATCAGACAGATACTTGTACTTTTTATAGATCTCTATTTCCCTGAAAGCCGGGATCGAATTTTTTTAATGCTTCATTCCGGAATACGCCGGGGGTGGCGCCTGTCATTCGTTTAAAAAAACGGGTGAAGTAGGGAACATCGTTAAACTGAAGCAGGTAGGCTATTTCCGCTACCTGCAGAGGAGTATGCATCAGGTAACTTTTGGCTTCCAGTATCAGTTTTTCATGA
The genomic region above belongs to Chitinophaga sp. 180180018-3 and contains:
- a CDS encoding MFS transporter; this encodes MGLSQMAFPGAGNRDGDLRSSTLVVRIISLATFLIFFQGFMVAPLLPHLSAYFGVTVQQTSFIEPSYLLGYGAVTLIYAPLSDRYGRLPVILFSLGCFIVLTICTGFSGTVNQMILFRLLTGLGAGGIAPTTISWISDTFSYEKRGHALGIFFGSMAGGTALGSFAGALLEPLIGWSWLFFSVAAVGALIFVLLLQYRESFSSVPAAGALSSGEIWPAIREILGQRRAVGTYSYVLINAMFHSGVFTWLGYLLFRNYHLGETGIGLSLLGYGIPGFVLGPFIGRMADKYGRNKIIPVGLAVGGVSAICLGCRLPLAASNIVVALLSLGFDMTHPLFAAIATTLSSRKGLATGLFAFFLFIGYGFGSLLFSLLVPYGLENTFILFGSAALVAALMATMVFRSTR
- a CDS encoding MgtC/SapB family protein, coding for MLTIYDFTIRLAVAFALGAAIGTERQWRQRMAGLRTNILVALGASMFVALGVRIGGDAAGRVTSYVISGIGFLGAGVIMKDGINVRGLNTAATLWCSAAIGALCGMKLIPEACVGTGFIILTHILMRPVGNKLSHLPIDKNAAIQIGYLLSIKCKQDVENHLRVLLLQATNNNDKLLLRSLKSTDNGDPSVAIITAEILANSNEDGTMEKIAGRLTIEHQVSEVSWNKISSENDL
- a CDS encoding TonB-dependent receptor, which translates into the protein MKKRILYITISCLLLVCALAGSLQAQQGTYTVRGKVMDNTGNPVPGATIKVDKASQGTVSDANGSFSIQLHQPASLIISFIGLSSKTVAVNSSSSQLSVILTDNGKQLSDVVVVGYGTQKRSDITGAVVSVPKQRLSQLPVTNVLQAMEGAVAGVNITTTSSVPGQQPATLIRGQNSITASTGPYVVVDGVPFSKQGGSLNDISPNDIASIEILKDPSAVAIYGTNGSNGVILITTKRGITGKPVIRYNAYAGREDIAHILRPRNGAEYVQKYADYLKQTGQTQTSPVPNYGELDNYNAGKTTNWLDVATQPGIMQDHNLTISGGTKDVKYYLSGEYMNQKGVIKGYQYKRVSLRSNIDANITDYLTVGVSSFFANNNYDGGRANLLFATAMSPYGQLYNTNGTYAIYPMNPEQLYTNPMLGLLTDRMDRNTNITGNGYAEIKFSGILSGLKYRLNAGYTYIPASSGNYTGRRANDMIGTASKYNAETNSYTLENILTYNRDWHQHHFDFTGLYSAQEYQFKSTTAGASGFVNDELSFHNLGAGATQTSSSYANRRALVSQMARINYSYDSRYLLTLTARRDGSSVFGASTSKYGLFPVAAVGWNISNERFMKPLSFIDNLKLRASYGKSGNEAVGVYGTITTDNTGRSPFNGVSTIGAFPGNLGNQQLQWETTTGANIGLEFSFLKNRLYGTIDVYKTNTSGLLLNRSLPIITGYGSVLDNIGKTANKGLEVSLNSRNLVNGDFLWETALVYATNKNEIVDLYGDKKSDLGNRWFIGSPISVIYDYVMTGVWQTNEDASKQDPGAKPGDLKFADLTGDGKITADDRKILGQTTPKWTGGITNTFHYKNFNLSIFIQTVQGITKYNPDLNYGDETGRRNTPAVIGYWTPENNNNSRPALSYNNTRGYGYPSNASFTRIKDVTLSYVFSQKLLDKLHLGNLTIYASGRNLYTFTDWIGWDPENNYSTRGSGDWTNNYPTVRSFVIGANISLR
- a CDS encoding RagB/SusD family nutrient uptake outer membrane protein is translated as MKKIFSSISALVALSLLSGSCSKSFLNEKPYSSYTPATLNDSLGYEASLVGLYNHVSTIFSWSSQQGWPSVWQVGTDVANSTANQQGIEIPYYNYATLTSTDGASARMWNRQYILVNLTNTIIDGVESPSLTSISTAGKTAISAEAKFFRAYAYNTLATLYGKVPLILHALSGPKTDFTRAPLDDVNNAIISDLTFAASNLPDIEAVKSNTKGKMYGRANKYMAMQLLAEVYLRTGKPELAEQQAQAIISSSKFSLIQKRYGIKSSLPGDYYSDMFQYGNERRSQGNTEAIWVLEQENPATVVGGITDNPQQRRVWGAAYYNVSGMVIADSLGGRGIARLRLSNWVLYHLYDNGDIRNSNYNIRRVYYYNDANKPALYGKQVPYTGPDTLYKICPSTTKWGAFDPNDTFGYAMIKDFMLMRLGETYLLLAEAQVKQGKLDAAAATINILRRRAQAPDATAAQMNIDFVLDERARELVGEENRRMTLMRTGTLVDRAIRLNSNDVQKPLTGLTKTNLLLPIPLGEIQLNKDAVLDQNPGYN